The following proteins are encoded in a genomic region of Parabacteroides pacaensis:
- the frr gene encoding ribosome recycling factor, with protein MADAKHYVNGAEEKMQFAIDYLDEQLAHIRAGKANPRILDSVKVMYYGAPVPLSNVASVTVPDAKTILITPWEKGIIKDIEKAIMNSEIGITPENNGEMIRLGIPPLTEERRKALVKQSKQEAETAKVSIRNARRDAIDSLKKCVKSEGMPEDVEKDAEGEVQKVHDKYIKKVDELLAAKEKEIMTV; from the coding sequence ATGGCAGATGCAAAACATTATGTAAATGGTGCAGAAGAAAAAATGCAGTTCGCGATCGACTATTTAGACGAACAGTTGGCACATATCCGCGCAGGAAAAGCAAATCCGCGTATTCTGGATTCCGTTAAGGTGATGTATTACGGAGCACCCGTACCCCTTTCTAATGTAGCTTCGGTAACTGTTCCGGATGCAAAAACAATTCTGATTACTCCTTGGGAAAAAGGAATTATCAAAGATATTGAAAAAGCCATTATGAATTCGGAGATCGGCATTACCCCGGAGAATAATGGTGAAATGATCCGGTTAGGGATTCCTCCTCTTACGGAAGAACGGCGTAAAGCCTTGGTAAAACAATCCAAGCAGGAAGCGGAAACTGCCAAGGTCAGTATCCGGAATGCTCGCCGGGATGCTATCGATTCGTTAAAGAAATGTGTCAAATCGGAAGGGATGCCCGAAGATGTGGAAAAAGATGCAGAGGGTGAAGTTCAGAAAGTCCATGATAAATATATTAAGAAAGTGGATGAACTTTTAGCTGCTAAGGAAAAAGAAATCATGACTGTCTAG
- a CDS encoding DUF6088 family protein, translating to MTDSLKNKIEKLEAGYIFTADEFDETAKSPTTVSRILNGLVKEGVLRKLSKGRFYKPKIGKFGELPPDDYEVVKDLLTERGKMVGYITGYSAFNELGLTTQVPFALQIGTYDEKKGMQRSAYKITFIKQRNPITKDNIPLLKYLDCLRFFKIIPDTMPDVSCSRLLYLLSQFDDNQKNKLKKLVLKYTPQTIALLGAMLETLNPQEDTTALFRMLNPMTCYKLGISDTVLSNQKKWNLK from the coding sequence ATGACTGATTCGCTTAAAAATAAAATAGAAAAATTAGAAGCCGGATACATCTTTACTGCCGATGAATTTGACGAAACGGCAAAAAGTCCGACTACTGTCAGCAGAATTCTGAATGGTCTTGTTAAAGAAGGGGTTTTGCGTAAGTTATCGAAAGGGCGTTTTTATAAACCGAAAATTGGAAAGTTCGGCGAACTGCCGCCAGACGATTATGAAGTAGTGAAAGATTTGCTTACCGAACGAGGCAAAATGGTTGGCTACATAACCGGCTATTCCGCTTTCAACGAATTGGGACTGACCACGCAAGTCCCTTTCGCATTGCAAATAGGAACGTATGATGAGAAAAAAGGAATGCAGCGAAGTGCATACAAAATTACTTTTATCAAACAACGGAATCCGATTACAAAAGACAATATACCGCTATTGAAATACCTTGACTGTCTGCGTTTTTTTAAAATTATTCCTGATACGATGCCGGACGTATCTTGCAGTCGGTTACTCTATTTGTTATCGCAATTTGATGATAATCAAAAGAATAAATTAAAGAAACTGGTACTTAAATATACGCCGCAGACAATCGCGTTATTAGGCGCAATGCTCGAAACCCTTAATCCGCAGGAAGATACAACTGCGCTGTTTCGGATGCTTAACCCAATGACATGTTATAAACTTGGCATTTCAGATACAGTATTGTCTAATCAAAAAAAATGGAACTTAAAATGA
- a CDS encoding dihydrolipoamide acetyltransferase family protein: MPTFEIKMPKLGESITEGTIVSWSVKVGDKVKEDDVLFEVTTAKVSAEVPSPVAGKITEILYQEGDTVPVGTTVAKIELSEEEEEATPENGSDSQPEDKGKESSETPISQDNQEKKEPSADQARESRQEVTPESNSENNKWYSPAVVQLAKEANISQAELEKISGTGYEGRVSKKDIQQYIADKNNRTERTQNKETAKQESAQQKTETAPPAKEQSKQAPSQERPAATSPATSATSPAIAVSEDDEVQEMDRVRRIIADHMVMSKKTSPHVTTFVEADVTKLVQWRSKMKDEFLKQEGISLTYMPVITAATAKALKEFPQINASVNGYQIILKKHINIGIAVSLPNGNLIVPVVQNADKLNIQGLASQIDILAKKARSNKLSPDNMSGGTFTITNFGTFKNLFATPIINQPEVAILGVGYIEKKPAVIETPEGDSIAIRHKMFLSLSYDHRIIDGALGGAFLKKIADFLEEWNG, encoded by the coding sequence ATGCCGACGTTTGAAATAAAAATGCCCAAATTAGGAGAAAGTATTACGGAAGGAACTATCGTATCCTGGTCTGTAAAGGTGGGCGATAAAGTAAAAGAAGATGATGTGCTATTTGAAGTTACAACAGCAAAAGTAAGTGCCGAAGTCCCTTCACCGGTAGCAGGAAAAATAACGGAAATTCTCTACCAGGAAGGCGATACGGTACCGGTAGGAACTACTGTGGCAAAAATTGAATTGTCGGAAGAAGAGGAAGAAGCTACTCCCGAAAACGGATCAGATTCTCAACCGGAAGATAAAGGAAAAGAATCTTCTGAAACCCCTATTTCACAGGATAATCAAGAAAAAAAAGAACCTTCGGCCGACCAAGCTAGAGAATCCCGGCAAGAAGTTACTCCGGAAAGCAATTCCGAAAACAACAAATGGTATTCCCCTGCCGTTGTGCAATTGGCCAAAGAAGCAAACATCTCACAAGCAGAACTGGAGAAGATTTCCGGCACAGGATATGAAGGACGGGTAAGCAAAAAAGATATCCAACAATACATAGCCGACAAAAATAACCGTACGGAACGGACCCAAAATAAAGAAACAGCCAAACAAGAATCTGCGCAACAAAAAACAGAAACCGCTCCGCCCGCCAAGGAGCAATCCAAACAAGCTCCTTCCCAGGAACGTCCGGCGGCAACTTCACCCGCAACTTCCGCAACTTCACCCGCCATCGCCGTATCCGAAGACGATGAAGTACAGGAAATGGACCGTGTACGCCGGATCATTGCCGACCACATGGTCATGTCTAAAAAAACCTCCCCACATGTCACTACCTTCGTCGAAGCCGACGTTACTAAATTAGTACAATGGCGTAGTAAAATGAAAGATGAGTTTTTAAAACAAGAAGGAATCTCCCTTACATATATGCCCGTCATTACTGCTGCCACTGCAAAAGCGTTAAAAGAGTTTCCTCAAATAAATGCTTCAGTGAACGGCTACCAAATTATTCTAAAAAAACATATCAACATCGGAATAGCGGTTTCTTTACCCAACGGGAATCTCATTGTACCTGTAGTACAGAACGCGGATAAACTGAATATCCAAGGGTTAGCTTCACAAATCGATATATTGGCTAAAAAAGCCCGGAGTAATAAACTTTCCCCGGACAACATGAGCGGCGGAACCTTTACGATTACCAATTTCGGAACGTTCAAAAACCTTTTTGCCACTCCTATTATCAACCAACCGGAAGTAGCTATCCTGGGAGTAGGATACATAGAAAAGAAACCGGCTGTAATAGAAACTCCTGAAGGCGATTCCATTGCCATCCGCCATAAGATGTTTTTATCCCTTTCCTATGATCACCGGATTATAGACGGTGCTTTAGGAGGCGCATTCTTAAAAAAGATTGCTGATTTCCTGGAAGAATGGAACGGATAA
- the pyrH gene encoding UMP kinase: MAQYKRILLKLSGESLMGNKQYGIDEVRLNEYATQIKEIADMGIQIGIVIGGGNIFRGLSGASKGFDRVKGDQMGMLATVINSLALSSALVAQGAKAKVLTAIRMEPIGEFYNKWRAIELMEQGNIVIMSGGTGNPFFTTDTGSSLRGIEIEADVMLKGTRVDGIYTADPEKDPTATKFSEITYDEIYTRGLKVMDLTATTMCKENNLPIIVFDMDTVGNLKKVMSGENIGTLVHN; encoded by the coding sequence ATGGCACAATACAAACGAATTCTTCTGAAATTAAGCGGAGAGTCGCTGATGGGGAATAAACAATATGGGATAGATGAAGTCCGTTTAAACGAATATGCAACTCAAATTAAAGAAATTGCCGATATGGGGATACAAATCGGTATTGTAATAGGAGGGGGGAACATTTTTCGGGGACTGAGCGGTGCCTCTAAAGGATTCGACCGGGTAAAAGGAGACCAGATGGGAATGTTGGCTACCGTAATCAATAGTTTGGCTTTAAGCTCGGCATTGGTAGCACAAGGAGCGAAAGCAAAAGTTTTAACGGCTATCCGGATGGAGCCTATCGGGGAGTTTTATAATAAATGGCGTGCTATCGAACTGATGGAGCAAGGGAATATCGTTATTATGTCCGGAGGAACCGGGAACCCCTTCTTTACCACAGACACAGGTTCTTCTCTCCGGGGGATTGAAATAGAAGCAGATGTCATGTTGAAAGGAACCCGTGTGGACGGGATCTATACCGCAGATCCGGAAAAAGATCCCACGGCCACTAAATTTTCGGAAATCACTTACGATGAAATTTATACCCGTGGTTTGAAAGTAATGGATCTTACCGCGACTACTATGTGTAAAGAAAATAACCTTCCCATTATTGTTTTTGATATGGATACGGTAGGGAACCTCAAAAAAGTAATGTCCGGCGAAAATATTGGTACTTTGGTACATAATTAA
- a CDS encoding alpha-ketoacid dehydrogenase subunit alpha/beta, giving the protein MEKYDIKTTGKETLKKWFYLLSLGRMLDEKAPSYLLQSLGWSYHAPYAGHDGIQLAIGQVFNRKEDFLFPYYRDMLTVLSAGMTAEEIILNGISKATDVASGGRHMSNHFAKPEWNIQNVSSATGTHDLHAVGTARAMRYYKHEGVSITSHGEATVSEGFVYEAINGASTERLPVIFVIQDNGYGISVPKKQQTANRKVSDNFSGFKNLKIIHCNGKDVFDSMNAMTHARKYAIEENCPVIVHANCVRIGSHSNSDKHTLYRDEYELEYVKAADPLYKFRRMLLRYDRFTEEELKEIEAKARKELNTAHRKAITAPDPDPVSVYDYVLPEPYQPRYYPEGTHTAKGEKKNLVTAINETLKAEFRRNPDTFLWGQDVANKDKGGVFNVTKGMQQEFGNGRVFNAPLAEDYIVGTANGMCRFDPKIHVVIEGAEFADYFWPAIDQYVECTHDYWRSNGKFTPNLTIRLASGGYIGGGLYHSQTIEGALTTLPGARIVYPSFADDAAGLLRTSIRSRGVTLFLEPKALYNAAEAATVVPEDFEVPFGKARILRSGNDLSLITYGNTTHFSLRAAEQLAREGAGDIEVIDIRSLIPLDRETLFQSVAKTGKVFIVHEDKVFSGFGAELAALITSEMFRYLDAPIQRLGALFTPVGFHHNFEEVTLPNPARIYQAAKELLAY; this is encoded by the coding sequence ATGGAAAAATATGATATAAAAACAACCGGTAAAGAAACCTTAAAGAAGTGGTTTTACCTTCTGTCTCTCGGACGGATGCTGGACGAAAAGGCTCCCTCCTACTTGTTACAATCGCTAGGCTGGTCCTATCATGCCCCTTATGCGGGGCACGACGGCATCCAATTAGCCATAGGGCAAGTATTTAATCGAAAAGAAGATTTTCTCTTTCCTTATTACCGGGATATGCTTACGGTTCTTTCGGCCGGTATGACTGCCGAAGAAATTATTCTAAACGGTATTTCCAAAGCAACCGACGTAGCCAGTGGAGGACGTCACATGTCTAACCACTTCGCCAAACCGGAATGGAACATCCAAAACGTATCGTCGGCTACCGGCACCCACGACCTGCATGCAGTAGGAACGGCCCGGGCCATGCGCTATTATAAGCATGAAGGTGTTTCCATTACTTCCCACGGGGAAGCAACCGTATCGGAAGGATTTGTATATGAAGCGATCAATGGTGCCAGTACGGAAAGGCTTCCGGTAATTTTCGTGATTCAGGATAACGGTTATGGCATTTCCGTCCCTAAAAAACAGCAAACAGCCAACCGGAAAGTCTCTGATAATTTTTCAGGATTTAAAAACCTTAAAATTATCCATTGCAACGGAAAAGATGTATTCGATTCCATGAATGCCATGACGCATGCCCGTAAATATGCGATAGAGGAAAATTGCCCTGTTATCGTCCATGCGAATTGTGTCCGCATCGGTTCCCATTCAAATTCTGATAAACATACCCTTTACCGGGATGAATATGAGTTGGAATATGTAAAAGCTGCCGATCCTTTGTATAAATTCCGCCGCATGCTGCTACGCTACGACCGTTTTACGGAAGAAGAGCTAAAAGAAATAGAAGCAAAGGCGCGGAAAGAACTCAACACCGCACACCGGAAAGCGATTACAGCTCCCGACCCGGACCCTGTCAGTGTTTACGATTATGTTCTCCCCGAACCGTACCAACCCCGCTACTATCCGGAAGGAACACATACGGCAAAAGGTGAAAAAAAGAATCTGGTTACAGCTATCAATGAAACTCTAAAAGCAGAATTCCGCCGGAATCCCGACACATTTTTATGGGGACAAGATGTCGCCAATAAGGATAAAGGCGGGGTTTTTAACGTGACTAAAGGCATGCAGCAAGAATTTGGTAACGGACGTGTGTTCAATGCACCTTTGGCAGAAGATTATATTGTAGGTACTGCCAACGGTATGTGCCGCTTCGATCCTAAAATCCATGTGGTAATAGAGGGGGCGGAATTTGCCGATTATTTCTGGCCGGCTATCGATCAATATGTAGAATGTACGCACGATTATTGGCGTTCTAACGGGAAGTTTACTCCGAACCTTACGATCCGTCTTGCTTCGGGAGGATACATCGGGGGCGGACTATATCACTCTCAAACCATAGAAGGCGCTCTTACTACCTTACCGGGAGCACGAATCGTTTACCCGTCGTTTGCAGACGATGCGGCAGGATTATTGCGTACCAGTATCCGTTCCCGCGGAGTAACTCTTTTTCTCGAACCCAAAGCGCTTTATAACGCTGCGGAAGCTGCTACAGTAGTGCCGGAAGATTTTGAAGTACCGTTCGGGAAAGCACGTATTCTCCGTTCGGGAAACGATTTAAGCTTGATTACTTATGGAAATACGACGCATTTTTCTCTTCGCGCAGCCGAACAGCTTGCACGGGAAGGAGCCGGAGATATAGAAGTAATAGATATCCGCTCTCTGATTCCACTGGACAGGGAAACGCTTTTCCAATCCGTAGCAAAAACGGGAAAAGTATTTATCGTACACGAAGATAAAGTCTTTTCAGGATTTGGTGCTGAGTTAGCAGCCCTTATCACCAGCGAAATGTTCCGTTACCTGGATGCCCCTATCCAACGATTGGGAGCTTTATTTACCCCGGTAGGCTTTCATCATAATTTCGAAGAGGTTACACTTCCCAATCCGGCGCGTATCTATCAAGCTGCAAAAGAATTATTAGCATACTAA
- the rbr gene encoding rubrerythrin, whose product MEKSIKGTRTEQNLLKSFAGESQARGRYTYFASVAKKEGYEQIAAIFLETAEQEKEHAKRFFKFLEGGMVEITASYPAGIISTTAENLAAAADGENEEWTELYPVFADIAEEEGFKAIAVAFRMIAKVEAEHEARYRKLLQNVTDGQVFEREEEIEWQCRNCGYVHKGKKAPGKCPACEHPQAFFEPKKNNY is encoded by the coding sequence ATGGAGAAAAGTATTAAGGGTACTCGTACCGAACAAAACTTGTTGAAATCTTTTGCTGGTGAATCTCAAGCTAGAGGTCGTTATACCTATTTTGCCAGTGTAGCTAAAAAAGAAGGTTACGAACAAATCGCTGCTATTTTCTTAGAAACCGCCGAACAAGAAAAAGAACATGCTAAACGGTTTTTCAAATTCCTGGAAGGAGGAATGGTTGAAATTACCGCTTCTTATCCTGCCGGTATTATAAGTACGACTGCAGAAAATTTAGCTGCTGCTGCCGATGGGGAAAATGAAGAATGGACGGAACTCTATCCCGTTTTTGCCGATATTGCAGAAGAAGAAGGATTTAAAGCCATAGCCGTTGCTTTCCGTATGATCGCTAAGGTTGAGGCGGAACATGAAGCCCGTTACCGTAAATTGTTGCAAAACGTAACAGACGGCCAGGTTTTCGAGCGCGAAGAAGAAATCGAATGGCAATGCCGTAACTGCGGTTACGTACATAAAGGAAAGAAAGCTCCCGGCAAATGTCCTGCTTGCGAGCATCCACAAGCATTTTTTGAACCGAAAAAGAATAATTATTGA
- the dgt gene encoding dGTP triphosphohydrolase, whose product MQWDRLLSGRRFGMEEYHERKHERTDFQRDYDRLIFSSPFRRLQNKTQVFPLPGYIFVHNRLTHSLEVSCVGRSLGNNVAKGLMQKYPNGSVNFPEIGSIVSAACLAHDMGNPPFGHSGERAISAYFLEGNGKHLEAEVRAEGNRWEDFSHFEGNANAIRLLTHQFIGRRKGGFALTYSTLASIVKYPYSSELSEKKGKFGFFQTEEESFRRIAAELGIRQLSNRPARFVRYPLVYLVEAADDICYQIMDIEDAYKLKLLSKDETIGYLLGFFEKDRLPHIHKIMNMVDDTNEKIAYLRSCIIGRLVDECSRIFLENEEALLNGTFEGPLIDRICPTAKEAYKNCSCMAYEKIYKAKDVLDIELAGYRIFGSLMDSLLEAITTPTHAYSKLLLQRIPEQYNTQEPSTYGKIQCILDYISGMTDVYALDLYRKITGMSLPAV is encoded by the coding sequence ATGCAATGGGATAGGTTATTGTCCGGAAGGCGGTTCGGGATGGAAGAATACCATGAACGAAAACATGAACGTACCGATTTCCAGCGAGATTATGATCGGCTTATTTTCTCCTCTCCTTTTCGCCGGTTACAAAACAAAACCCAGGTTTTTCCTCTACCGGGTTATATTTTTGTACATAACCGGTTAACTCACAGTCTGGAAGTATCCTGCGTAGGACGTTCGTTAGGGAACAATGTTGCCAAAGGACTTATGCAAAAATATCCCAACGGAAGTGTCAATTTTCCGGAAATAGGTTCCATTGTCTCTGCTGCTTGTTTAGCCCATGATATGGGAAATCCCCCTTTCGGCCATTCGGGTGAAAGAGCCATTTCCGCTTATTTCTTAGAAGGAAACGGAAAACATTTGGAAGCAGAGGTACGGGCAGAGGGAAACCGATGGGAAGATTTTAGTCATTTCGAAGGAAATGCCAATGCGATCCGGTTACTTACCCATCAATTCATAGGACGCCGAAAAGGCGGTTTTGCCCTTACATATAGCACGTTAGCTTCTATTGTAAAATATCCCTATTCTTCCGAACTATCCGAAAAGAAAGGGAAGTTCGGTTTTTTCCAAACAGAAGAAGAATCTTTCCGGCGTATAGCCGCAGAATTAGGAATCCGCCAGCTTAGTAACCGGCCGGCTAGGTTTGTCCGGTATCCACTGGTGTACCTAGTAGAAGCAGCAGACGATATATGTTATCAAATTATGGATATCGAAGATGCTTACAAATTAAAATTGCTAAGTAAAGACGAAACGATCGGGTATTTGTTGGGATTCTTTGAAAAAGACCGGCTTCCCCATATTCACAAAATAATGAATATGGTAGACGATACGAATGAAAAGATTGCTTATCTGCGTTCTTGTATTATCGGCAGGTTAGTAGATGAATGTTCCCGTATCTTTTTAGAAAATGAAGAAGCACTATTAAACGGGACTTTTGAAGGGCCGCTTATCGACCGTATTTGCCCTACAGCTAAAGAAGCCTACAAAAATTGTTCCTGCATGGCGTATGAAAAGATATATAAAGCAAAAGACGTACTGGATATCGAACTGGCAGGATACCGGATTTTCGGTTCTCTTATGGACAGTTTGCTGGAAGCAATCACAACGCCTACACATGCTTACTCCAAGCTTTTACTTCAACGTATTCCGGAACAATACAATACACAAGAGCCTTCTACTTACGGCAAAATACAATGTATTTTAGATTATATATCCGGCATGACAGACGTGTATGCATTAGATCTTTACAGGAAAATAACCGGTATGAGTTTACCTGCTGTTTAA
- a CDS encoding SulP family inorganic anion transporter, whose amino-acid sequence MKNKFEFQPVLFTALKNYSKEKFFSDLMAGIIVGIVALPLAIAFGIASGVSPEKGLITAIIGGFIVSFLGGSSVQIGGPTGAFIVIVYGIIQKYGLEGLAIATVIAGIILLLMGFLKLGTVIKFIPYPIVVGFTSGIALTIFTTQIKDLFGLSMETVPADFISKWVAYAGSFHTTHIASFIIGAASILLIVITPKFSKKIPGSLVAIIVLTIVVYLLKSQFGITGIETIGDRFTIHASLPSPAPLSFNMETIDSLISPAFTIAMLGAIESLLSATVADGVTGGKHNSNTELIAQGAANIVVPLFGGIPVTGAIARTMTNINNGGRTPVAGIIHAFVLLLILLFLGPLTKHIPMACLAGVLIIVSYNMSEWRTFRSLMKNSKSDVAVLLTTFFLTVIFDLTVAIEIGLLLAMLLFMRRMMEATKVSVIRDEIDLSHEGEITHDEERLVVPKGVEIYEIDGPFFFGIANKFDECMKEIGDKPQVRIIRMRKVPFMDSTGLHNLESLYRLSSKEHIHLILSGVNPQVHKVLTKSGFADKIGDDNICSNIHEALEKATIVVDSLRK is encoded by the coding sequence ATGAAAAATAAGTTCGAGTTTCAGCCTGTTCTTTTTACAGCACTGAAAAACTATTCCAAAGAAAAGTTCTTCTCGGATCTGATGGCCGGCATCATTGTAGGTATTGTTGCCTTGCCTTTAGCCATCGCCTTCGGTATCGCTTCGGGAGTAAGTCCGGAAAAAGGACTGATCACAGCCATTATCGGCGGATTTATCGTTTCCTTTCTGGGAGGAAGCTCTGTTCAAATAGGCGGACCTACGGGAGCTTTTATCGTCATTGTGTACGGAATTATACAAAAGTATGGTTTGGAAGGACTGGCTATTGCTACGGTGATTGCCGGAATCATACTTCTTCTCATGGGATTCCTGAAATTAGGTACGGTAATCAAATTCATCCCTTATCCTATCGTAGTAGGATTTACCAGTGGGATTGCTCTTACTATTTTCACGACCCAGATAAAAGATTTATTCGGATTATCTATGGAAACCGTGCCTGCCGATTTTATTTCGAAATGGGTTGCTTATGCCGGAAGTTTTCATACGACACATATCGCTTCTTTTATCATCGGAGCCGCCAGTATTTTGTTAATCGTTATTACTCCCAAATTTTCCAAGAAGATTCCAGGTTCTTTGGTTGCGATTATTGTATTAACGATTGTAGTTTATCTACTAAAAAGCCAATTCGGAATCACCGGTATCGAAACGATCGGCGACCGGTTTACCATTCATGCATCTTTGCCTTCGCCCGCACCTCTTTCTTTCAATATGGAGACCATCGATTCGTTAATTTCACCGGCTTTCACCATTGCTATGTTAGGGGCTATCGAATCGTTACTGTCTGCTACGGTAGCGGATGGAGTAACGGGAGGCAAGCATAACTCCAATACCGAACTAATCGCTCAAGGGGCTGCCAATATCGTAGTGCCTCTTTTCGGAGGCATTCCGGTAACCGGAGCGATTGCCCGTACTATGACGAACATCAATAACGGAGGACGTACGCCGGTAGCAGGGATTATCCATGCGTTTGTCTTACTTTTGATTCTTCTTTTTCTCGGTCCGTTGACTAAACATATTCCGATGGCATGCCTGGCCGGTGTGCTTATTATTGTTTCTTATAATATGAGCGAATGGCGGACTTTCCGTTCTTTGATGAAGAACTCGAAAAGTGATGTAGCGGTTTTGCTGACTACTTTTTTCCTGACAGTAATTTTTGATTTAACGGTAGCTATAGAAATCGGTTTATTGCTGGCTATGCTTTTATTTATGCGCCGGATGATGGAGGCTACGAAAGTTTCTGTGATCCGGGACGAAATCGATTTGTCGCATGAAGGGGAAATTACGCATGACGAAGAGCGTTTGGTGGTCCCGAAAGGGGTAGAGATTTATGAAATAGACGGGCCTTTCTTTTTCGGGATTGCCAATAAATTCGACGAATGTATGAAAGAGATCGGTGATAAGCCTCAAGTCCGGATTATTCGGATGCGGAAAGTACCGTTTATGGACTCTACCGGTTTACATAACCTGGAAAGCCTGTATCGCCTTTCTTCCAAAGAACATATCCATCTGATTCTTTCCGGCGTAAACCCGCAGGTTCATAAAGTCCTCACGAAATCCGGTTTCGCCGACAAGATTGGCGATGATAATATTTGCAGCAACATCCATGAGGCTTTGGAGAAAGCAACAATCGTAGTGGATAGTCTCCGGAAATAA
- the rsgA gene encoding ribosome small subunit-dependent GTPase A produces the protein MKGLIIRNTGSWYTVRTDDGRDIDSKIKGTFRLKDIHSTNPVAVGDRVDIDINNEGTALITAIEDRKNYIIRRASNLSKQSHIIAANLDQAILIVTVNYPITTTIFIDRFLATAEAYRVPVYLVFNKVDRYQPEDCEYMEGLIHLYTTIGYPCCKVSALKEAGINPLRTILKDKITLLSGHSGVGKSTLINKLVPGVNLKTGDISEYHNKGMHTTTFSEMIPLPDGGYLIDTPGIKGFGTFDMEKEEVSHYFPDIFKFASMCKFNNCTHRHEPGCAVLKAVEEHYISESRYRSYLNILEDKNESKYREAF, from the coding sequence ATGAAAGGATTAATTATCAGAAATACCGGTAGCTGGTATACCGTGCGTACAGACGACGGACGTGATATCGATAGTAAAATAAAAGGAACTTTTCGGCTGAAAGATATTCATAGTACCAATCCCGTTGCTGTAGGCGACCGGGTGGATATCGATATTAATAACGAAGGTACGGCTCTTATTACAGCTATTGAAGACCGGAAGAATTATATTATCCGCCGGGCTTCCAATCTTTCCAAACAATCTCATATTATTGCAGCTAATTTAGACCAGGCTATATTGATTGTTACGGTAAATTATCCTATTACCACTACGATTTTCATCGACCGTTTCCTGGCTACGGCAGAAGCTTACAGGGTTCCGGTGTATCTGGTCTTTAATAAAGTAGACCGTTATCAACCTGAAGACTGCGAATATATGGAGGGACTTATTCATCTTTATACTACGATTGGTTATCCTTGTTGCAAAGTCTCTGCTTTAAAAGAGGCCGGAATTAATCCGTTACGTACTATTTTAAAAGATAAGATTACTTTACTTTCCGGGCATTCGGGCGTAGGAAAATCTACCTTGATTAATAAACTGGTTCCCGGAGTAAATCTAAAGACCGGGGATATTTCGGAATACCATAACAAGGGAATGCATACAACCACCTTTTCTGAGATGATCCCTTTGCCGGATGGCGGATATTTGATAGATACGCCCGGTATTAAAGGGTTCGGCACATTTGATATGGAAAAGGAAGAAGTTTCCCACTATTTCCCTGATATATTCAAATTTGCCTCTATGTGTAAGTTTAATAATTGTACACATAGGCACGAACCGGGATGTGCGGTACTTAAAGCCGTAGAAGAACATTATATCAGTGAATCCCGTTACCGGAGTTATCTGAATATTTTAGAAGATAAGAACGAGTCGAAATATAGGGAGGCGTTTTAA
- a CDS encoding flavodoxin: protein MNKTGLFYATGTEKTAAIANKIKNAFGEDTIDIVPVERAWKKDFEKYDYLIVGTSTWFDGELPSYWDEMLPELKELDLRGKKVAIFGLGDQVNYPDNFVDGIGLLAEIFKGVGAELAGFTSTAGYYFNSSKAVKNGRFLGLAIDTEIQPEKTEERIRNWVEELKEQGFGK from the coding sequence ATGAACAAAACAGGATTATTTTACGCTACAGGCACTGAAAAGACAGCCGCCATTGCCAATAAGATAAAAAACGCTTTCGGAGAAGATACCATAGATATTGTTCCTGTCGAAAGGGCTTGGAAAAAGGATTTTGAAAAATACGATTATTTAATTGTCGGTACTTCCACTTGGTTCGATGGGGAATTGCCTTCGTACTGGGACGAAATGTTGCCGGAATTAAAAGAATTAGACCTCAGAGGAAAAAAAGTGGCAATCTTCGGACTGGGCGATCAAGTTAACTATCCGGACAATTTTGTGGACGGGATCGGGCTGTTGGCCGAAATATTTAAAGGAGTAGGCGCTGAATTGGCAGGCTTTACTTCTACCGCCGGATACTATTTCAATTCTTCAAAAGCAGTAAAAAACGGCAGGTTCCTTGGGCTTGCCATCGATACGGAAATTCAACCGGAAAAGACGGAAGAACGCATCCGGAACTGGGTGGAGGAATTGAAAGAACAGGGCTTCGGTAAATAA